Proteins encoded within one genomic window of Corynebacterium aurimucosum:
- a CDS encoding SAF domain-containing protein, with protein MDFLHVLRTPGHRRSVILRRATAAILLLAAAASALASTREQPRAVVMTRDVAAGETLALGDVTVARVPSSALPATALGSNPEDAVGRVLVAAASAGEILTSTRLLSSDLIADFGMDDGHLIPLTLAEPEIARNLHHGDTVNIVSTIEGGENLSAPARGSTIARGARVVSVGAGGEEARTHTLLVALPAEAAEAVAAASLTQPLTVVIVGDRAHS; from the coding sequence ATGGATTTCCTTCACGTTCTGCGCACCCCGGGGCATCGCCGCAGCGTTATCCTTCGCCGTGCAACAGCGGCAATCTTGCTCCTTGCCGCGGCAGCAAGTGCACTCGCCTCGACCCGCGAGCAGCCCCGCGCCGTGGTCATGACCCGGGACGTGGCCGCCGGGGAGACGCTGGCGCTTGGCGATGTCACCGTGGCCCGCGTCCCTTCCTCCGCCCTGCCCGCCACGGCGTTGGGAAGCAACCCGGAGGATGCAGTAGGGCGTGTTCTGGTGGCAGCGGCCAGCGCCGGCGAAATCCTTACCAGCACCCGTCTGCTCAGCTCGGATCTCATTGCGGATTTCGGGATGGACGACGGCCACCTCATCCCACTTACTTTGGCGGAACCGGAAATTGCCCGCAATCTCCATCATGGCGATACCGTCAATATCGTCAGCACGATCGAAGGCGGTGAGAACCTGTCTGCCCCCGCCCGCGGTTCAACGATTGCCCGTGGCGCACGCGTCGTGTCGGTGGGTGCCGGCGGAGAGGAGGCCCGCACGCACACACTCCTCGTTGCGCTACCAGCCGAAGCAGCCGAAGCTGTAGCAGCCGCGTCACTGACCCAACCGCTCACGGTTGTCATTGTGGGCGACCGCGCCCACAGTTAA